DNA sequence from the Lysinibacillus sp. OF-1 genome:
GAGATCGACTGGATACTCTTCAGGATTCATCGCACGCTTATATTCATCCCATAACAATTCTAAATTTTCCGTAGCATAATCACGCATTTCCTCTAATGTAGGATTTTGATAATTTATTGCTCCGTTTTTAATAACATGCTGATGTAAATTTTTTGCTTCAAAATTTGTGACAAACTTTGATACAAATGTATGGATTGGATGGAACATTTTTATGCGTTCCTCAGCTTGAGGGTTTTCTTCTTGCATCGTAATATAATCGCCCTCTGCCTTCCCATTTTTTTTATCGATAATACGATAGACATTTTTTAATCCTGGCGTTGATACCTTTTCCGCATTAGCCGAAATTTTGATTGTATCTTCAAGTTGCCCTTCGCTATTTTCGATAGCCACCATTTTATAAACTGCACCTAATGCAGGCTGATCGTAAGCTGTAATAAGCTTTGTACCAATTCCCCAAACATCTACTTTTGCACCTTGAGATTTTAAATTTAAGATTGTGTATTCATCTAAATCATTCGAGACAATGATTTTGGCATCCTGGAAGCCTGCAGCATCCAACATACGACGAGCTTCTTTTGATAAAAACGCGATATCACCGCTATCTAAACGTATGCCAATAAAGTTAATTTTGTCTCCTAGCTCTTTAGCTACTTTAATAGCAGTTGGCACACCTGATTTCAGCGTATTGTAAGTATCTACTAAAAATACGCAATCGCGATGACGTTTAGCATAAGCATGGAATGCATCATAATCATTTTTATAAGCTTGTACTAACGCATGTGCGTGTGTACCAGAGACAGGAATATTAAAAAGTTTACCTGCACGAACATTACTAGTAGAAGCAAAGCCCCCTATAAACGCAGCACGAGTTCCCCAAATAGCTGCATCCATTTCCTGTGCACGCCTTGTCCCAAATTCCAT
Encoded proteins:
- a CDS encoding nicotinate phosphoribosyltransferase, whose translation is MRSNYADDSLALHTDLYQINMAESYWADGIHNKKAVFELYFRKLPFGNGYAIFAGLERMLDYLRDFHFSESDITYLREEVGYKEDFIEYLKNIRFTGDMYSMVEGELVFANEPIVRIEAPLVEAQLIETALLNIVNYQTLIATKASRIKQITKNEVAMEFGTRRAQEMDAAIWGTRAAFIGGFASTSNVRAGKLFNIPVSGTHAHALVQAYKNDYDAFHAYAKRHRDCVFLVDTYNTLKSGVPTAIKVAKELGDKINFIGIRLDSGDIAFLSKEARRMLDAAGFQDAKIIVSNDLDEYTILNLKSQGAKVDVWGIGTKLITAYDQPALGAVYKMVAIENSEGQLEDTIKISANAEKVSTPGLKNVYRIIDKKNGKAEGDYITMQEENPQAEERIKMFHPIHTFVSKFVTNFEAKNLHQHVIKNGAINYQNPTLEEMRDYATENLELLWDEYKRAMNPEEYPVDLSQKCWDNKMRNIEEVHNMVKQM